Proteins from a single region of Candidatus Babeliales bacterium:
- the pilM gene encoding pilus assembly protein PilM, which translates to MIIDIFVPEKFGTYYVIPKRILGFDLSKTYVYASQLYLSGQEIILEKFYQEQLDTNLTRPYSERVSEAIKKIIDKTGNYDVIKTSLSSSVVMFKELQLPFSNPEKIALIINYEVESYLPFPIDTAIIDFIITESNESENTAVVMVAAVQKQYIAEHLSYFESAGLNPNKVTVDLFDLYALYKEIPSYTQKNETVALIDIEFNVTRIAFIAKGQLKSIRTLPKGIVSITKNIAQLQEISNAQALEDIIRFGVERYDSPDFEKSIKEAFNNYFKDIKFTLQSFLTQASSDQKFDRILLLGKGAEINKIDNFISKSLDIQCNLFDGNALIKIPSVILKNSTRIPRSNIMSLSTAYPSTITEHFNLLKEEFAPSKAYEFNKKFLTAITLLSFIFLALFTHNYLQQRKLKKTISTMEREVISTLNQQDLSEEKNLSKAIEEAEDKVAKEEELWFAFSRQRRFSFLKTLQDLSMAIDRKSTGLDLKKLIITPNELTFEGEVRGFEELKVLERELRESNLFQTVPTLQELKFSEKLLLKKNGEES; encoded by the coding sequence ATGATTATTGATATTTTTGTACCAGAAAAATTTGGCACTTATTATGTAATTCCTAAGCGAATATTAGGATTTGATCTTTCAAAAACATATGTATATGCTTCTCAACTTTATCTTTCTGGTCAAGAAATTATCTTAGAAAAATTTTATCAGGAGCAATTAGATACCAACCTTACTCGTCCTTATAGTGAACGGGTAAGTGAAGCTATAAAAAAAATAATTGATAAAACTGGCAATTATGATGTTATTAAAACATCTTTATCAAGTTCAGTTGTTATGTTTAAAGAATTACAGCTTCCTTTTAGCAATCCAGAAAAAATCGCTTTAATTATTAATTATGAAGTAGAATCATATCTACCTTTTCCTATTGATACTGCAATTATTGATTTTATCATTACTGAATCTAATGAATCGGAAAATACTGCCGTTGTTATGGTTGCTGCTGTGCAAAAACAATATATTGCCGAGCATTTAAGTTATTTTGAAAGCGCTGGTCTTAATCCTAACAAAGTTACCGTTGATCTTTTTGATTTATATGCACTGTACAAAGAAATTCCATCCTATACTCAAAAAAATGAAACGGTTGCATTAATTGATATAGAATTTAATGTTACGCGAATCGCTTTTATAGCAAAAGGGCAACTTAAATCGATTAGAACATTGCCTAAAGGCATTGTCTCTATCACTAAAAATATCGCTCAATTGCAGGAAATCTCAAATGCACAAGCCTTAGAAGACATTATACGTTTTGGCGTTGAAAGATATGATAGCCCTGATTTTGAAAAATCTATCAAAGAAGCATTTAATAATTATTTTAAAGACATAAAATTTACCTTGCAATCATTTTTAACTCAGGCTTCCTCAGATCAAAAATTTGATCGAATCTTATTGCTGGGCAAAGGAGCAGAAATTAATAAAATTGATAATTTTATATCAAAATCCCTTGATATTCAATGCAATTTATTTGATGGAAATGCGTTAATCAAAATCCCATCAGTAATTTTAAAAAATAGTACTAGAATTCCAAGATCAAATATAATGAGTTTAAGTACCGCTTATCCAAGTACAATAACTGAACATTTTAATTTATTAAAAGAAGAATTTGCACCATCAAAAGCATATGAGTTTAATAAAAAATTCTTGACAGCAATTACTCTTTTATCCTTTATCTTTTTAGCTTTATTTACACATAATTATTTACAACAAAGAAAACTAAAAAAAACAATATCTACTATGGAAAGAGAAGTAATAAGCACCTTAAACCAACAAGATCTTTCTGAAGAAAAAAACTTAAGTAAAGCAATTGAGGAAGCAGAAGATAAGGTAGCAAAAGAAGAAGAACTTTGGTTCGCTTTTTCACGTCAGAGAAGATTTTCTTTTTTGAAAACATTACAAGATTTAAGTATGGCAATTGATCGAAAAAGTACAGGCTTAGATTTAAAAAAGTTAATTATAACACCTAATGAGCTTACTTTTGAAGGCGAAGTAAGAGGTTTTGAAGAATTGAAAGTATTAGAACGAGAATTACGAGAATCAAATCTTTTCCAGACTGTACCAACCCTACAAGAATTAAAGTTTAGTGAAAAATTACTTCTCAAGAAAAATGGAGAAGAATCATAA
- a CDS encoding type II secretion system protein N — MKHPFWLANSTLLILLIFIIFFIVFSRPTIPPRISFEPTEVRPPKKEISKIDVSKIYTNDLFNTYKQPLVPPKEPDLIKPMPQPPSPKFPTMPIAAPPKFLEPLKINLRGIIVATNEHMNIAIIEDVKEKKAKNYKVGETIEDGQLIRILKNKIILIRSNGQQETLYVSKHDAQIEQLLMPQDNWGSIIKKISANQFEINKDLFIERVRTLAQIIDMLNLTTVYSQGKSIGCRIGKLEKNSLGQALGLMQGDIIQKINDIPATNTPSRFEIYKIILKLNHNDTIVVELLRKNMPITMRYTLKKIQTEQASVKLPDKEVISLIDEKNQKQVEEEKRKIKTEQQRFAPTVRELEKKEKQDMLKMSQRTVSNRRHGRGILSSNIEQP, encoded by the coding sequence ATGAAACATCCTTTTTGGCTCGCCAATAGTACCCTGTTAATTTTATTGATTTTTATTATTTTTTTTATTGTCTTTTCACGGCCAACTATACCGCCACGTATATCTTTTGAGCCAACCGAAGTAAGACCGCCAAAAAAAGAAATCAGTAAAATTGATGTAAGTAAAATTTATACCAATGATCTTTTTAATACGTACAAACAACCATTGGTTCCTCCTAAAGAACCTGATTTAATAAAACCAATGCCACAGCCTCCTAGCCCTAAGTTTCCAACTATGCCTATAGCGGCTCCACCAAAGTTTTTAGAACCACTCAAAATTAATTTGAGAGGAATTATAGTTGCTACTAATGAACATATGAACATCGCTATCATAGAAGATGTTAAAGAAAAGAAAGCAAAAAATTATAAAGTTGGTGAAACAATTGAAGATGGCCAATTAATTAGAATTTTAAAAAACAAAATTATTTTAATACGATCAAATGGCCAACAAGAAACACTATATGTTAGTAAACATGATGCGCAAATAGAACAGTTACTAATGCCACAAGATAACTGGGGTTCTATTATAAAAAAAATTAGTGCAAATCAATTTGAAATAAATAAAGACTTATTTATTGAACGAGTAAGAACGCTCGCGCAAATCATTGATATGCTTAATCTTACTACTGTTTACAGTCAAGGGAAAAGTATAGGCTGCCGTATTGGAAAGTTAGAAAAGAATTCCCTCGGCCAAGCATTAGGTTTAATGCAAGGGGATATAATTCAAAAAATTAATGATATCCCGGCAACGAATACACCTTCAAGATTTGAAATTTATAAAATTATTCTCAAATTAAATCATAATGATACTATTGTTGTAGAATTATTGCGCAAGAATATGCCTATTACCATGCGATATACTCTTAAAAAAATACAAACAGAACAGGCATCGGTAAAGCTACCAGATAAAGAAGTAATAAGTTTAATAGATGAAAAAAATCAAAAACAAGTTGAAGAAGAAAAAAGAAAAATAAAAACTGAACAGCAACGTTTTGCACCAACAGTAAGAGAATTAGAAAAAAAAGAAAAACAAGATATGCTCAAAATGAGTCAACGCACTGTGTCAAATAGAAGACACGGCCGTGGTATTTTGTCAAGCAATATAGAACAACCATAG
- a CDS encoding MoxR family ATPase, whose product MTIESFNEELLDQIKNESIRFQFLKDEIAQVIVGNDNIIHFIIVALLCNGHILLEGVPGVAKTTTIKAITNALGLLFKRIQFTPDLLPADLIGTLIYNPKTQEFETKKGPIFANLVLADEINRTPAKVQAALLEAMEEQQITIGSTTYQLEAPFFVLATQNPIEQEGTYRLPEAQIDRFMFKLIVGYLNPEQEKEILHKTNNSNNINKILEKESLFTAQKIVKQIYVDQKIIDYLIQIVFATRIPNQYNLSRLKPYIEYGVSPRATLALYRAAQAHAFLKKRHFVTPDDIKAVSPAILRHRISLTYEADADNVTVDNIIQEVLSTISTP is encoded by the coding sequence ATGACAATTGAATCTTTCAATGAAGAATTACTCGATCAAATAAAAAATGAAAGTATACGATTTCAATTTTTAAAAGATGAAATCGCTCAAGTTATTGTTGGTAATGACAATATAATTCATTTTATTATTGTCGCTCTTTTATGTAATGGTCACATTTTGCTCGAAGGAGTACCTGGTGTCGCAAAGACCACCACTATAAAAGCTATCACAAATGCTTTAGGATTATTATTTAAACGTATTCAATTTACTCCTGATTTATTACCAGCTGATCTTATTGGTACTTTAATTTACAATCCAAAAACACAGGAATTTGAAACAAAAAAAGGCCCTATCTTTGCTAATCTCGTTTTAGCTGATGAAATTAATAGGACGCCAGCAAAAGTGCAGGCTGCTTTATTAGAAGCTATGGAAGAACAGCAAATTACTATTGGCTCAACTACTTACCAACTTGAAGCACCCTTTTTTGTTTTAGCAACACAAAACCCGATAGAACAAGAAGGTACTTATCGATTACCGGAAGCACAAATTGATCGTTTTATGTTTAAATTAATTGTTGGTTATTTAAATCCAGAACAAGAAAAAGAAATTTTACATAAAACAAATAACTCAAATAATATTAATAAAATATTAGAAAAAGAATCATTGTTTACTGCACAAAAAATAGTAAAGCAAATTTACGTTGATCAAAAAATTATTGATTATCTAATACAAATCGTTTTTGCCACTAGAATTCCTAATCAATATAATTTAAGTCGTCTTAAGCCATATATTGAATACGGAGTTTCTCCCAGAGCAACACTTGCATTATATCGAGCAGCACAAGCACATGCTTTTTTGAAAAAACGACACTTTGTTACTCCTGACGATATTAAAGCGGTATCGCCAGCAATTTTAAGACATAGAATTTCTTTAACGTATGAAGCTGATGCAGATAATGTAACAGTCGACAATATTATACAAGAGGTATTATCGACTATATCAACACCGTAA
- a CDS encoding ABC transporter permease, whose translation MIVSIIDCIGINSISLCSTVGLFFIFLIRTIEALFTKKLNWQRLLHQMECIGVNSLAIVILTGSFAGAVLAFQSYIGFKRFGGEEFIGPVVALTMMRELGPVLTGLMVAGRSGSAMAAEIGTMCITEQIDALRTLYINIWQYLMVPRILASTIILPFLSLFAMICGTIGGYIIAVYVLHLNGEEYISGIKRYIELADVINGLLKSAIFGLIFSWVGCYQGYATQGGARGVGISTTQAVVIGSIMILIANYFLTALLFE comes from the coding sequence ATGATCGTATCAATTATTGACTGTATTGGGATTAATAGTATTTCATTATGCAGTACAGTAGGTCTATTTTTTATCTTTTTAATACGAACAATCGAAGCCCTTTTTACTAAGAAACTCAATTGGCAAAGATTGCTACATCAAATGGAATGTATTGGCGTTAACTCTTTAGCTATTGTTATTTTAACGGGATCTTTTGCGGGCGCAGTACTTGCTTTTCAAAGTTATATAGGTTTTAAGCGATTTGGCGGAGAAGAATTTATTGGCCCTGTTGTTGCATTAACTATGATGCGCGAACTTGGCCCGGTACTTACTGGGCTCATGGTTGCTGGCAGATCTGGTTCAGCAATGGCAGCTGAAATTGGGACCATGTGCATCACTGAACAAATCGATGCGCTCCGTACCTTGTATATAAATATTTGGCAATATCTTATGGTCCCTCGCATATTAGCAAGTACTATTATTTTACCTTTTTTAAGCCTTTTTGCTATGATATGTGGTACTATTGGCGGATATATTATTGCCGTGTATGTTTTACATCTAAATGGAGAAGAATATATTTCTGGTATAAAAAGATATATTGAGCTAGCTGATGTTATTAATGGATTATTAAAATCAGCAATTTTTGGTTTAATTTTTTCATGGGTTGGTTGCTATCAGGGTTATGCTACTCAGGGTGGTGCTCGTGGAGTTGGTATATCTACTACTCAAGCAGTCGTTATTGGATCAATAATGATTCTTATCGCAAATTATTTTTTAACTGCACTGCTATTCGAATAA
- the tpiA gene encoding triose-phosphate isomerase, translating to MKKQFSVVCNWKMYFPLNTSIEWIIKHFSELIDLQSKTNQLLIICPSFDALYPIAQHIKNSPIRLGAQNCSTHDSGAYTGEVSAKSLAQIGCNFCIIGHSERRQYFKETNEEITQKISRLFSQAITPILCIGETKNEYENKATQQVLDQQLSKIPLILKENDQSLYIAYEPIWAIGTGKIANISYLTTIFDYLQQKISQYPNKKNIRLLYGGSIKGESTSSLLKISNLNGFLIGNASTDFQELKKIVLSIV from the coding sequence ATGAAAAAACAATTTTCTGTTGTTTGTAATTGGAAAATGTATTTCCCACTAAATACCTCTATCGAATGGATTATAAAACATTTTTCAGAACTAATTGATCTGCAGAGTAAAACCAATCAATTATTAATTATTTGCCCTTCATTTGATGCGCTATATCCTATAGCACAACACATAAAAAATTCACCTATTAGGTTGGGCGCACAAAATTGTTCTACACATGATTCAGGGGCTTATACTGGTGAAGTTTCTGCCAAATCTCTTGCACAAATTGGCTGTAATTTTTGCATTATTGGACACAGCGAAAGAAGGCAATATTTTAAAGAAACTAATGAAGAAATCACTCAAAAAATATCCCGTCTTTTTTCACAAGCAATAACTCCTATTTTATGTATTGGCGAAACTAAGAATGAATATGAAAATAAAGCCACCCAGCAGGTCTTAGATCAACAATTATCAAAAATTCCATTAATTTTAAAAGAAAATGACCAATCGCTGTATATAGCATATGAGCCTATCTGGGCTATAGGTACCGGAAAAATAGCTAATATAAGCTATTTAACAACTATTTTCGACTATTTACAACAAAAAATTAGCCAATATCCTAATAAAAAAAATATTAGACTTTTATATGGCGGGAGTATAAAAGGAGAAAGCACCTCAAGTCTCCTAAAAATATCAAATCTAAATGGATTTCTGATAGGAAACGCAAGTACCGATTTTCAAGAGCTTAAAAAAATAGTATTATCTATAGTATAA
- the secG gene encoding preprotein translocase subunit SecG, whose product MILFNLLTALFIIITVLLIPLILVQKGKGSMGLGTMGGGAQMIFGGSGGQDLFQKITWIFGAIFMFGSLALSLMKTQEYRSARYLNSYKQTTQIPQQ is encoded by the coding sequence ATGATTTTATTTAACTTATTAACGGCACTTTTTATTATAATAACTGTTCTCCTTATTCCGTTGATTCTTGTTCAAAAAGGCAAAGGTAGCATGGGACTTGGTACTATGGGAGGCGGCGCTCAAATGATCTTTGGTGGCTCCGGAGGTCAAGATCTTTTTCAAAAAATAACATGGATTTTTGGTGCTATTTTTATGTTTGGCTCATTAGCTCTTTCTTTAATGAAAACACAGGAATACCGCAGTGCTCGTTATTTAAATAGCTATAAACAGACTACACAAATTCCTCAGCAATAA
- a CDS encoding secretin N-terminal domain-containing protein, translated as MFSLIWEFPLYSRQYKRKKQAIQNTENNISANNDDDFKIKFAHMEHNPMQDIICKPCLSPYPLTATDDPNNLIEVNLENTDLANLLNWISDTFEVNFLTDDAIQPLPTGGKTVAGNKITFKTHKPLTKKQVWNLFLTFLDFFGFGLVEGTIPNLYKVRPTAINAPGSVNRSPLDSYINIHWEDLPDNDTHIRYIYFVRNTTLATIQGIVDAFRSTTATLKPLQDLNAFVLTDKASNIRSLMQIVTELDSIASPEAMSVLKLKNADAEDVVKLYNNLTKFEDPRGLAARILGPKKTSPSVYFPETTRLIAERRNNILIILGDIESIKKVEEFIINHIDVELKVPYSPLYVYELQYASAGDIASILTDVTRFAQGTAAAQTGGVREGDKYLQPMTFKAEPSGNRLLIKAEKEDYLKVRDIIKQLDVRQPQIAIEVLIVNVISADNKEIGVQIRNKNSNTINGSLDFQTSGFPLAGGNRAAPVINPTTGSIMADLIQLARNQTPGATLISISNAASGVWAIFKLLQNHAHTNLISNPFLITTNKYQSEVSIGETRRVMTGIVKGATDTPVFDDVTANLTLRITPQINTIGMINLEISISIDNFIDTADPTSANRNTKTVVTNANVGNQQVLALGGLLETVQNESLSKVPILGDIPLVGWFFKNRVKVKRKDNLLIFISPRIVEPRLAGGINQYTKDKATSAKESLCGLRHPAEMRDPIHKWFFNDVINENTEYVDNFLAKQNPEQCIDIPESLYCQEPCLEVSNCCIAQNDEYDNQSTTIALENSKPKSKKRSITELVPLNNQEVVT; from the coding sequence ATGTTTTCCCTAATTTGGGAATTCCCTTTATATTCAAGGCAATATAAAAGAAAAAAGCAAGCAATACAAAATACAGAAAATAATATCTCTGCCAATAACGATGATGATTTCAAAATTAAATTTGCTCATATGGAACATAATCCCATGCAAGATATTATATGCAAGCCATGCCTATCGCCTTATCCTTTAACCGCTACCGATGACCCTAATAATTTAATTGAAGTAAATTTAGAAAATACCGATTTAGCAAATTTATTAAATTGGATATCAGATACATTTGAGGTTAATTTTTTAACTGATGATGCCATTCAACCATTGCCCACTGGTGGTAAAACAGTAGCAGGCAATAAAATTACTTTTAAAACACATAAACCACTTACCAAAAAACAAGTATGGAATCTTTTTCTTACTTTTTTAGATTTTTTTGGATTTGGTCTTGTTGAAGGAACTATTCCAAATCTTTATAAAGTAAGACCGACGGCAATAAATGCTCCAGGATCAGTAAATCGTTCACCCTTAGATTCATATATTAATATACATTGGGAAGATTTGCCTGATAATGATACGCACATTCGTTATATATATTTTGTTCGTAATACAACACTTGCCACTATTCAAGGAATCGTTGATGCCTTCAGAAGTACTACTGCAACTTTAAAGCCCTTACAAGATCTTAATGCATTTGTGCTTACCGATAAAGCATCAAATATCCGTTCCTTAATGCAAATTGTTACTGAATTAGATTCCATTGCCTCACCAGAAGCAATGTCAGTTCTCAAGCTAAAAAATGCCGATGCTGAAGATGTAGTAAAGCTTTACAATAATTTAACTAAATTTGAAGATCCTCGTGGCCTTGCTGCTCGAATTTTAGGGCCTAAAAAAACATCCCCTAGTGTATATTTTCCAGAAACAACTCGATTAATTGCAGAACGAAGAAATAATATATTGATTATTCTTGGCGATATAGAAAGCATTAAAAAAGTTGAAGAATTTATTATTAATCATATTGATGTTGAATTAAAAGTTCCTTATTCTCCGCTCTATGTTTATGAATTGCAATATGCAAGTGCTGGTGATATAGCAAGCATATTAACTGATGTTACTCGATTCGCTCAAGGCACTGCAGCTGCCCAAACAGGCGGTGTTCGTGAAGGTGATAAATATTTACAGCCTATGACTTTTAAAGCAGAGCCCTCTGGCAATAGATTATTAATTAAAGCAGAAAAAGAAGATTATCTAAAAGTACGTGATATTATTAAACAATTAGATGTTAGACAACCACAAATAGCTATTGAAGTATTAATTGTAAATGTTATTTCTGCTGATAACAAAGAAATCGGTGTTCAAATCAGAAATAAAAATTCTAATACTATAAACGGTAGTCTTGATTTTCAAACATCTGGTTTTCCATTAGCTGGAGGTAACCGTGCAGCCCCTGTTATCAACCCAACAACTGGCAGTATCATGGCTGATTTGATTCAACTTGCACGAAATCAAACACCTGGCGCTACATTAATTTCAATTTCTAATGCCGCATCTGGTGTATGGGCAATTTTCAAATTATTACAAAACCACGCACATACCAATCTGATATCTAATCCATTCTTGATAACTACGAATAAGTATCAATCTGAAGTTTCCATTGGTGAAACCAGACGTGTAATGACCGGTATTGTTAAAGGTGCTACTGATACTCCGGTATTCGATGATGTTACCGCAAACTTAACGCTTCGCATTACGCCGCAAATAAATACTATTGGTATGATTAATCTAGAGATTAGTATTTCTATTGATAACTTCATTGATACTGCCGATCCAACAAGCGCAAATAGAAATACAAAAACAGTTGTAACTAACGCCAATGTTGGCAATCAGCAGGTACTTGCACTCGGAGGACTTTTAGAAACAGTGCAAAATGAAAGCTTATCAAAAGTACCAATTTTGGGAGATATTCCACTCGTTGGTTGGTTTTTCAAAAATAGAGTTAAAGTTAAAAGAAAAGATAATTTGTTAATATTTATTTCACCAAGAATTGTAGAACCCCGTCTTGCCGGTGGTATCAATCAATATACTAAAGACAAAGCAACAAGCGCTAAAGAAAGTTTATGTGGTTTACGTCATCCAGCAGAAATGCGAGATCCTATTCATAAATGGTTCTTTAACGATGTTATTAATGAAAACACGGAATATGTTGACAATTTCTTGGCAAAACAAAATCCAGAACAATGTATTGATATCCCTGAATCATTATATTGCCAAGAACCTTGCTTGGAAGTATCAAATTGTTGTATTGCGCAAAATGATGAATATGATAACCAATCAACTACAATAGCATTGGAGAATAGTAAACCAAAAAGCAAAAAAAGGTCTATTACCGAACTCGTACCACTTAACAATCAAGAGGTGGTTACATGA
- a CDS encoding ATP-binding cassette domain-containing protein has product MIELIDLKKQFNNKWISNGVNLKIPENQMTVIIGKSGEGKSVLLKQIIGLVPPTSGKIIIEGKDTVQMNKSQRVNIFKKFGYVFQFAALLDSLNVFENIGLQLLEDIIPKNKILEIVKEKLKLVNLPSDILWKYPSELSGGMRKRVGLARTLITQPQTILYDEPTTGLDPITVRIIHELMYDMQKRFKITSIVVSHDIEIFKYADNVALLHEGKIRYFGNAKTIWQSDNPYVYQFIRGLSEGPMQTEIVSKSN; this is encoded by the coding sequence ATGATTGAATTAATTGATTTAAAAAAGCAATTTAATAATAAATGGATTAGCAACGGAGTTAATCTAAAAATTCCTGAAAATCAGATGACCGTAATTATAGGTAAGTCAGGAGAAGGTAAATCAGTATTACTTAAACAAATAATTGGTCTTGTGCCCCCTACTTCTGGAAAAATAATTATTGAAGGTAAAGATACCGTTCAGATGAATAAATCACAACGCGTAAACATATTTAAAAAATTTGGTTATGTTTTTCAATTTGCAGCATTACTTGATTCATTAAATGTATTTGAAAATATAGGGCTCCAACTTCTGGAAGATATAATACCTAAAAATAAAATACTGGAAATTGTAAAAGAAAAGTTAAAACTTGTTAATTTGCCTTCTGATATTTTATGGAAATATCCATCAGAATTATCAGGTGGCATGCGTAAGCGAGTTGGACTTGCGCGCACTTTAATAACTCAACCACAAACTATCCTGTATGATGAACCAACTACAGGACTTGATCCAATAACAGTGCGAATAATCCATGAACTTATGTATGATATGCAAAAACGATTCAAAATTACTTCTATTGTTGTTTCTCATGATATAGAAATATTTAAATATGCTGATAATGTCGCATTATTACACGAGGGGAAAATACGGTATTTTGGTAATGCAAAAACTATTTGGCAATCTGATAATCCATATGTTTATCAATTTATTCGAGGGCTTTCTGAAGGCCCCATGCAAACTGAAATAGTATCAAAATCAAATTGA